From the Lolium rigidum isolate FL_2022 chromosome 2, APGP_CSIRO_Lrig_0.1, whole genome shotgun sequence genome, one window contains:
- the LOC124688714 gene encoding non-specific phospholipase C6-like isoform X1: protein MAPPVGMPALLLLLLLVFTAANVSASTGESPIKNVVILALENRSFDHMLGWMRRLLGLPIDGLTGAECNVDPTNSSLPPVCVSADAPLVVPDDPGHSFEDVLDQVFGSRPNGTADLPNMSGFVRSALSVNTLLSSDVMRGFTPSLLPAFSALAADFAVFDRWFSSLPGPTQPNRLFLYSATSHGAIAHDKLRLLAGYPQRTIFDSLAADGLPFAVYFKTIPTVLFYRRLRTVRNVATSLHLYDPTFRSHARRGVLPPLSVIEPRYFDLTGTPADDDHPAHDVANGQRLVKDVYETLRASPQWNTTLLLVTYDEHGGFYDHVATPVAGVPSPDGLRGPVPFFFKFDRLGVRVPTLMISPWIKKGTVVGRPPNGPTPTSEYEHSSIPATIKKIFNLKSGFLTKRDEWAGTFEHIFTQLDEPRTDCPETLPEVPFVRTRPAKEHGLLSDFQRELVELASFLNGDYMLTSFAQETQKKMTVKQADAYVRRSITSFLKASKQARRLGANESAIVTMRPSLTRAYNSLRNRAIFANVIPNFIHFQL from the exons ATGGCGCCGCCGGTGGGAATGCCGGCGCTGCTGCTGCTTCTCCTGCTCGTGTTCACGGCGGCCAATGTATCTGCATCAACCGGAGAGAGCCCGATCAAGAACGTGGTCATTCTGGCGCTGGAGAACCGCTCCTTCGACCACATGCTCGGCTGGATGCGCCGCCTGCTCGGCCTCCCCATCGACGGCCTCACCGGCGCCGAGTGCAACGTCGATCCCACAAACTCTTCCCTGCCCCCGGTCTGCGTCTCCGCCGACGCTCCCCTCGTCGTCCCCGACGACCCCGGCCACTCCTTCGAGGACGTCCTCGACCAGGTCTTCGGCTCCCGCCCCAACGGGACCGCCGACCTCCCCAACATGTCGGGCTTCGTCCGCTCCGCGCTCTCCGTTAACACCCTGCTCTCCTCCGACGTCATGCGCGGCTTCACCCCGTCCCTCCTGCCTGCCTTCTCCGCGCTCGCCGCCGACTTCGCCGTCTTCGACCGCTGGTTCTCCTCCCTGCCAGGCCCCACCCAGCCCAACCGCCTCTTCCTCTACTCCGCCACCTCCCACGGCGCCATCGCCCACGAcaagctccgcctcctcgccggctACCCGCAGCGCACCATCTTCGACTCCCTCGCCGCCGACGGCCTCCCCTTCGCCGTCTACTTCAAGACCATCCCCACCGTCCTCTTCTACCGCCGCCTCCGCACCGTCCGCAACGTCGCCACCAGCCTCCACCTCTACGACCCCACCTTCAGATCCCACGCCCGCAGGGGCGTCCTCCCGCCGCTCTCCGTCATCGAGCCCCGCTACTTCGACCTCACCGGCACCCCCGCCGACGACGACCACCCGGCACACGACGTCGCCAACGGCCAGCGCCTCGTCAAGGACGTCTACGAAACGCTGCGCGCCAGCCCGCAGTGGAACACCACGCTGCTCCTCGTCACCTACGACGAGCACGGCGGCTTCTACGACCACGTCGCCACCCCCGTCGCAGGCGTGCCCAGCCCCGACGGCCTCAGGGGACCAGTGCCCTTCTTCTTCAAGTTCGACCGCCTCGGGGTCAGGGTGCCCACCTTGATGATCTCGCCGTGGATCAAGAAGGGGACGGTGGTCGGGCGGCCGCCAAACGGGCCGACGCCGACATCCGAGTACGAGCACTCCTCTATCCCGGCCACCATCAAGAAAATCTTCAACCTGAAATCCGGCTTCCTCACCAAAAGAGACGAATGGGCTGGCACCTTCGAGCACATCTTCACCCAGCTCGATGAACCAAGAACAGACTGCCCAG AGACTTTGCCAGAAGTCCCATTTGTGAGAACACGCCCGGCGAAAGAACACGGCCTGCTCTCGGATTTCCAGCGCGAGCTCGTCGAGCTAGCGAGCTTCCTGAACGGCGACTACATGCTGACAAGTTTCGCCCAGGAGACCCAGAAGAAGATGACCGTGAAGCAGGCCGACGCGTACGTGCGACGATCCATCACAAGTTTTCTGAAGGCGAGCAAGCAGGCCAGGCGATTGGGTGCAAATGAGTCTGCAATTGTCACTATGAGACCGTCTTTGACAA GGGCGTACAACAGCCTTCGCAATAGAGCTATTTTTGCCAATGTGATACCTAATTTTATTCACTTTCAATTGTAG
- the LOC124688714 gene encoding non-specific phospholipase C6-like isoform X2 — MAPPVGMPALLLLLLLVFTAANVSASTGESPIKNVVILALENRSFDHMLGWMRRLLGLPIDGLTGAECNVDPTNSSLPPVCVSADAPLVVPDDPGHSFEDVLDQVFGSRPNGTADLPNMSGFVRSALSVNTLLSSDVMRGFTPSLLPAFSALAADFAVFDRWFSSLPGPTQPNRLFLYSATSHGAIAHDKLRLLAGYPQRTIFDSLAADGLPFAVYFKTIPTVLFYRRLRTVRNVATSLHLYDPTFRSHARRGVLPPLSVIEPRYFDLTGTPADDDHPAHDVANGQRLVKDVYETLRASPQWNTTLLLVTYDEHGGFYDHVATPVAGVPSPDGLRGPVPFFFKFDRLGVRVPTLMISPWIKKGTVVGRPPNGPTPTSEYEHSSIPATIKKIFNLKSGFLTKRDEWAGTFEHIFTQLDEPRTDCPETLPEVPFVRTRPAKEHGLLSDFQRELVELASFLNGDYMLTSFAQETQKKMTVKQADAYVRRSITSFLKASKQARRLGANESAIVTMRPSLTSKGTTRSP; from the exons ATGGCGCCGCCGGTGGGAATGCCGGCGCTGCTGCTGCTTCTCCTGCTCGTGTTCACGGCGGCCAATGTATCTGCATCAACCGGAGAGAGCCCGATCAAGAACGTGGTCATTCTGGCGCTGGAGAACCGCTCCTTCGACCACATGCTCGGCTGGATGCGCCGCCTGCTCGGCCTCCCCATCGACGGCCTCACCGGCGCCGAGTGCAACGTCGATCCCACAAACTCTTCCCTGCCCCCGGTCTGCGTCTCCGCCGACGCTCCCCTCGTCGTCCCCGACGACCCCGGCCACTCCTTCGAGGACGTCCTCGACCAGGTCTTCGGCTCCCGCCCCAACGGGACCGCCGACCTCCCCAACATGTCGGGCTTCGTCCGCTCCGCGCTCTCCGTTAACACCCTGCTCTCCTCCGACGTCATGCGCGGCTTCACCCCGTCCCTCCTGCCTGCCTTCTCCGCGCTCGCCGCCGACTTCGCCGTCTTCGACCGCTGGTTCTCCTCCCTGCCAGGCCCCACCCAGCCCAACCGCCTCTTCCTCTACTCCGCCACCTCCCACGGCGCCATCGCCCACGAcaagctccgcctcctcgccggctACCCGCAGCGCACCATCTTCGACTCCCTCGCCGCCGACGGCCTCCCCTTCGCCGTCTACTTCAAGACCATCCCCACCGTCCTCTTCTACCGCCGCCTCCGCACCGTCCGCAACGTCGCCACCAGCCTCCACCTCTACGACCCCACCTTCAGATCCCACGCCCGCAGGGGCGTCCTCCCGCCGCTCTCCGTCATCGAGCCCCGCTACTTCGACCTCACCGGCACCCCCGCCGACGACGACCACCCGGCACACGACGTCGCCAACGGCCAGCGCCTCGTCAAGGACGTCTACGAAACGCTGCGCGCCAGCCCGCAGTGGAACACCACGCTGCTCCTCGTCACCTACGACGAGCACGGCGGCTTCTACGACCACGTCGCCACCCCCGTCGCAGGCGTGCCCAGCCCCGACGGCCTCAGGGGACCAGTGCCCTTCTTCTTCAAGTTCGACCGCCTCGGGGTCAGGGTGCCCACCTTGATGATCTCGCCGTGGATCAAGAAGGGGACGGTGGTCGGGCGGCCGCCAAACGGGCCGACGCCGACATCCGAGTACGAGCACTCCTCTATCCCGGCCACCATCAAGAAAATCTTCAACCTGAAATCCGGCTTCCTCACCAAAAGAGACGAATGGGCTGGCACCTTCGAGCACATCTTCACCCAGCTCGATGAACCAAGAACAGACTGCCCAG AGACTTTGCCAGAAGTCCCATTTGTGAGAACACGCCCGGCGAAAGAACACGGCCTGCTCTCGGATTTCCAGCGCGAGCTCGTCGAGCTAGCGAGCTTCCTGAACGGCGACTACATGCTGACAAGTTTCGCCCAGGAGACCCAGAAGAAGATGACCGTGAAGCAGGCCGACGCGTACGTGCGACGATCCATCACAAGTTTTCTGAAGGCGAGCAAGCAGGCCAGGCGATTGGGTGCAAATGAGTCTGCAATTGTCACTATGAGACCGTCTTTGACAAGTAAAGGAACTACCCGCAGTCCTTAA